In Megalobrama amblycephala isolate DHTTF-2021 linkage group LG21, ASM1881202v1, whole genome shotgun sequence, the genomic stretch accctctcaAGCCCTCCtaggtgtatgactttcttctttcagacgaacacagttaataatcaccctgatgctccaAAGCTTTACAATGGCTAGTGTGAATTTATAatcagtgtgaattctcatgtggcctTAAATGGATGGTTAAGTAAAACTCTCTAAACACTGTTGGCAGATGTAAGGCTTTTATCTGGTGTCAATTCTCATGTGCCTGTTAAAGCTTCCTTTTTGAGTAAAACGTCTTCCACACTTTGTTGGCATGTGTAAgtcttttctccagtatgaattctcatgtgcctGTTAAGGCTTCCTTTACGGTTGAAACTTTGTCCACACTGTTGACAGGTGAATGGACTCTTTTtagtatgaattctcatgtggactgtaAGGTTTCCATGTTGATGGAAACTTTTCCCACACTGTTGGCATgtataaggcttttctccagtatgaattctcatgtgcctGTTAAGGCTTCCTTTATGATTGAAACgttttccacattgttggcaggtaaAAGGGCTCTCCCCACTGTGAGTTATCATATGGGCTTTAAGGTTTCCATGTTGagcaaaactctttccacactgagggcatgtaaaaggcttttctccagtgtgaacagTCATGTGCCAGTTAAGGCTTCCCTTATGGGTGAAACATTTTCCACACTgctggcaggtgtaaggcttctctccagtgtgaattctcatgtggcaATTAAGTTGTGCTTTTTtgttgaaactttttccacagtGTTGGCAGGTGAAGGGACTCTCTCCTGTGTGCATTCTCATATGGACTTTAAGGTTAACATGTTGAGCAAAACTCTCACCACACTGATGGcatgtgtaaggcttttctccagtgtgtattctcatgtggactttaaggtttacATGTTGAGCAAATCTCTCTCCACACTGTTGACATgcgtaaggcttttctccaacATGAATTCTCATATGCGTGGTAAAATTTCCTTTTAGATTGAAACTtattccacactgagggcatgtgtaaggcttttctccagtgtgaattcttatgTGCCTGTTAAGACTTACTTTACGAGTGAAACCTTTTCCACagtgttggcaggtgaaaggggTCTCCccagtgtgaatcctcatgtggactttaaagTTTCCATGTTGAGCaaatctctttccacactgagggcatgtGTAAGAGTTCTCTCCAGTGTGCAATCGCATGTGAACTTTAAGGTTTCCATGTTGAGCAAAACTTTtcccacactgttggcaggtgaaaggcttctctcctgtgTAGTCTTTAAAGTTTCCTTGTTGATTGAAACTCTTTTGAGCTTTTTTTCGTGTGGAGGTCTTt encodes the following:
- the LOC125256209 gene encoding gastrula zinc finger protein XlCGF57.1-like; translation: MAFIKEEIEDMKIVFIKEESEDVKIEETFRVKQEETEEQTALMAMKTEEEELNEIEEKDQYENFHNFITGEKPFRCLQTEKTSTRKKAQKSFNQQGNFKDYTGEKPFTCQQCGKSFAQHGNLKVHMRLHTGENSYTCPQCGKRFAQHGNFKVHMRIHTGETPFTCQHCGKGFTRKVSLNRHIRIHTGEKPYTCPQCGISFNLKGNFTTHMRIHVGEKPYACQQCGERFAQHVNLKVHMRIHTGEKPYTCHQCGESFAQHVNLKVHMRMHTGESPFTCQHCGKSFNKKAQLNCHMRIHTGEKPYTCQQCGKCFTHKGSLNWHMTVHTGEKPFTCPQCGKSFAQHGNLKAHMITHSGESPFTCQQCGKRFNHKGSLNRHMRIHTGEKPYTCQQCGKSFHQHGNLTVHMRIHTKKSPFTCQQCGQSFNRKGSLNRHMRIHTGEKTYTCQQSVEDVLLKKEALTGT